Proteins encoded within one genomic window of Couchioplanes caeruleus:
- a CDS encoding PepSY-associated TM helix domain-containing protein, with translation MTTTAPPSAAPPAEQRRVRPAGGFGPLLLRLHFYAGVLVAPFLLVAALTGLAYVFAPQAERIVYADELVVADPGAQPRPLGEQIAAARAAHPEGALITVRPGDGDATTQIDFTSPELDEEHQHTVYVNPYTGKVTGQLTTWWATTPLKTWLDDLHRNLHLGDLGRHYSEFAASWLGVIALGGLMLWWRRQRGNRTARKLLTPDLSAKKGVRRTRGWHAATGVWLTVGLLVLSATGLTWSRYAGDNFSVAVDALKGSRPSVSTSLTGGAAETPGGHHGGGTGTGTPVVDPAAADAVMKVARDNGLSGPLEITVPEGAATAWSVGQIRNEWPVGRDVIAVDAATGKVVDRVDFADWPLLAKLTRWGINAHMGTLFGLVNQLLLAALAVGLICVIVWGYRMWWQRRPTRAGRRALAGAPPARGAWQQLPAWGIVAGVPLVLALGWALPLFGIPLAAFLLFDIAAGAIRGRRRPPPVPVSPAPAGR, from the coding sequence ATGACCACCACCGCACCACCCTCCGCCGCACCCCCGGCCGAACAGCGCCGGGTCCGGCCGGCGGGGGGCTTCGGTCCGCTCCTGCTGCGCCTGCACTTCTACGCCGGGGTCCTGGTCGCGCCGTTCCTGTTGGTCGCGGCGCTGACCGGACTGGCGTACGTCTTCGCGCCGCAGGCGGAACGGATCGTCTACGCCGACGAGCTCGTCGTCGCAGACCCGGGCGCCCAGCCGCGCCCACTCGGCGAGCAGATCGCCGCCGCCCGCGCCGCGCACCCCGAGGGCGCCCTGATCACGGTACGGCCGGGCGACGGCGACGCCACCACGCAGATCGACTTCACCTCGCCGGAGCTTGACGAGGAACACCAGCACACGGTGTACGTGAACCCGTACACCGGCAAGGTCACGGGCCAGCTCACCACCTGGTGGGCCACCACCCCGCTGAAGACCTGGCTGGACGACCTGCACCGCAACCTGCATCTGGGCGACCTCGGACGGCACTACTCGGAGTTCGCCGCGAGCTGGCTGGGCGTGATCGCCCTGGGCGGCCTGATGCTGTGGTGGCGGCGTCAACGCGGCAACCGCACCGCCCGCAAGCTGCTGACCCCGGACCTGAGCGCGAAGAAGGGCGTGCGGCGTACCCGCGGCTGGCACGCCGCCACCGGGGTCTGGCTGACCGTCGGCCTGCTGGTCCTGTCCGCCACCGGCCTGACCTGGTCGCGCTACGCCGGGGACAACTTCAGCGTCGCGGTGGACGCCCTCAAGGGCAGTCGACCCTCGGTGTCCACCAGCCTCACCGGCGGCGCCGCGGAGACACCGGGCGGCCACCACGGCGGCGGCACCGGCACCGGCACTCCGGTGGTCGACCCCGCGGCGGCCGACGCGGTCATGAAGGTGGCCCGCGACAACGGCCTGTCCGGTCCCCTGGAGATCACCGTCCCCGAGGGCGCCGCCACGGCGTGGTCCGTCGGCCAGATCCGCAACGAGTGGCCGGTCGGGCGCGACGTCATCGCCGTCGACGCGGCCACCGGCAAGGTCGTGGACCGGGTCGACTTCGCCGACTGGCCACTGCTCGCCAAGCTGACCCGATGGGGCATCAACGCCCACATGGGCACCCTGTTCGGCCTCGTCAACCAGCTCCTGCTCGCCGCACTCGCCGTGGGCCTGATCTGCGTCATCGTGTGGGGTTACCGCATGTGGTGGCAGCGTCGCCCCACCCGCGCCGGCCGCCGGGCGCTCGCCGGGGCGCCGCCCGCGCGGGGGGCATGGCAGCAGCTTCCGGCCTGGGGGATCGTGGCCGGGGTGCCGCTGGTCCTCGCGCTGGGCTGGGCGCTACCGCTGTTCGGCATCCCGCTCGCGGCGTTCCTGCTCTTCGACATCGCGGCCGGCGCGATCCGCGGCCGCCGCCGGCCACCGCCGGTGCCGGTCTCTCCCGCCCCCGCCGGCAGGTAG
- a CDS encoding metal ABC transporter solute-binding protein, Zn/Mn family, with the protein MRSFRAVALAALALMSLSATGCTSTDTRTPAAAAPVTAGPKVVASTTWAGALAKAAGARDITVIAPPSVQHPPDYDPRPSDLTAVAGATHVLYAEFDGFAAKLKEAAGGDGKLVTVALENTPARIRSEVTRLAAMFGTQAAAGTWLTSFDAEYAKLSGGVQAARPSPAPTAVTHAFLGYWADFAGLKVTGSYGPQPVSAGQLSALTATEPGLVLANAHLPSGNPEISGATRVDLVNYPEEDLDLLGVFRANAASLTTALRG; encoded by the coding sequence ATGCGATCATTCCGGGCCGTCGCGCTGGCGGCGCTGGCGCTGATGTCGTTGTCCGCGACCGGCTGCACCAGCACTGACACGCGGACACCCGCCGCGGCCGCCCCGGTGACGGCCGGGCCGAAGGTCGTCGCCTCGACCACCTGGGCCGGCGCCCTCGCGAAGGCCGCCGGCGCCCGCGACATCACCGTCATCGCCCCGCCGAGCGTGCAGCACCCGCCGGACTACGACCCCAGGCCCAGCGACCTGACCGCCGTCGCCGGCGCGACCCACGTGCTGTACGCCGAGTTCGACGGCTTCGCCGCCAAGCTGAAGGAGGCGGCCGGGGGCGACGGCAAGCTGGTGACCGTCGCGCTCGAGAACACCCCGGCGAGGATCCGGTCGGAGGTGACCCGCCTGGCCGCGATGTTCGGCACCCAGGCCGCGGCCGGGACCTGGCTGACCTCGTTCGACGCCGAGTACGCGAAGCTGTCCGGCGGTGTGCAGGCCGCCCGGCCGAGCCCGGCACCCACGGCGGTCACGCATGCCTTCCTGGGCTACTGGGCCGACTTCGCGGGTCTGAAGGTCACCGGCAGTTACGGCCCCCAACCGGTCAGCGCCGGGCAGTTGTCCGCCCTGACCGCCACCGAGCCCGGCCTCGTCCTGGCCAACGCCCATCTGCCGAGCGGCAACCCCGAAATCTCCGGCGCCACCCGCGTCGACCTCGTCAACTACCCCGAGGAGGACCTCGACCTGCTGGGCGTCTTCCGCGCCAACGCCGCGTCGCTCACCACCGCGCTGCGGGGCTGA
- a CDS encoding metal ABC transporter permease — protein sequence MNQILDLLTLPAVQRSAIGLAVAAIGLPIVGVFIIGLDIIAVRFAVMHVALLGIALGLLTGLDPTLCGLLACALAGAGVAPLARRPAGLSGAMGLLMTFAIAGALLVLSASGVNANGAFELLWGSILATRTVDLIILAVLTVAVHVLFWRHRRQLTLLLFDRELALCSGVAAGPLMLALLVVVAVAIGASISLTGALLVDALTILPALAARNLGRSLTSMVALAIGFGVVGNAAGLAAALAFDQPPGPVLVLTAGVLTLLTYLIPEGALDAIIPGRRAGGAGADVVVRDRLHQH from the coding sequence GTGAACCAGATCCTCGACCTGCTCACCCTGCCGGCGGTGCAGCGCTCCGCGATCGGGCTGGCCGTCGCCGCGATCGGCCTGCCGATCGTCGGCGTGTTCATCATCGGGCTCGACATCATCGCCGTCCGCTTCGCCGTCATGCACGTCGCCCTGCTCGGCATCGCGCTCGGCCTGCTCACCGGGCTCGACCCGACGCTGTGCGGGCTGCTGGCCTGCGCGCTGGCCGGTGCCGGCGTCGCACCGCTGGCGCGGCGGCCCGCGGGCCTGTCCGGCGCCATGGGCCTGCTGATGACCTTCGCGATCGCCGGGGCGCTACTGGTGCTCTCCGCCTCCGGCGTCAACGCCAACGGCGCGTTCGAGCTGCTCTGGGGCTCGATCCTGGCCACCCGCACGGTCGACCTGATCATCCTGGCCGTACTGACCGTGGCGGTGCACGTGCTGTTCTGGCGGCATCGCCGGCAGCTCACGCTGCTGCTCTTCGACCGTGAGCTCGCCCTGTGCTCCGGCGTCGCGGCCGGGCCGCTGATGCTGGCCCTGCTCGTCGTCGTGGCGGTCGCCATCGGCGCCTCCATCAGCCTCACCGGCGCCCTGCTGGTCGACGCGCTCACCATCCTGCCCGCCCTGGCCGCCCGCAACCTGGGCCGCTCGCTGACCTCGATGGTCGCGCTCGCGATCGGTTTCGGCGTGGTCGGCAACGCGGCCGGCCTCGCCGCGGCGCTGGCCTTCGACCAACCGCCGGGTCCCGTGCTGGTGCTGACGGCCGGCGTCCTGACCCTGCTCACCTATCTGATTCCCGAAGGAGCTCTCGATGCGATCATTCCGGGCCGTCGCGCTGGCGGCGCTGGCGCTGATGTCGTTGTCCGCGACCGGCTGCACCAGCACTGA
- a CDS encoding IS701 family transposase yields MFSRLAQRRGFREYLTGLLAPRDRNKTLTGLAGAEPVEGAQHAAVQRLQYFLSQSTWDADEVNRRRLELLVNAPVTAPHARGVIAIDDSGDRKDGTRTAHVGRQWLGRYGKTDNGIVTVTTVWADERVYYPLHAEAYTPASHFARKQADPGFRTKLQIAADLIDKALTAGVVCRAVVADSFYGEHDDLRGALRQSGLGFVMALKPSRGTWQYGADAHTPKDAARTVPWGGPEHPGGWQPVQRRFRDGHTETWWATDARLGWWGPDGHTRLVIATTDPATLPDKATWYLATNLARPGGPHDIPEAAHEPADLTEVVRLYGIRHWIEQSYKQVKDELGWADFQVRSATAIRRHQTLVNCAFSFCWNTWFDPPSTNDNVTTPAEPVPDDSGERGHHSRPHG; encoded by the coding sequence TTGTTCTCCCGGCTGGCTCAGCGGCGGGGGTTTCGGGAGTATTTGACTGGTCTGCTCGCGCCTCGCGATCGCAACAAGACGTTGACGGGCCTGGCCGGCGCGGAGCCGGTCGAGGGGGCGCAACACGCTGCGGTACAACGGCTGCAGTACTTCCTGTCGCAGTCCACGTGGGACGCGGATGAGGTCAACCGGCGGCGGCTGGAGCTGCTGGTGAACGCTCCGGTGACCGCCCCGCATGCTCGCGGGGTGATCGCCATCGACGATTCCGGCGACCGCAAGGATGGCACCCGCACCGCGCATGTCGGGCGGCAGTGGCTGGGCCGCTACGGCAAGACCGACAACGGCATCGTTACCGTGACCACGGTGTGGGCCGACGAACGTGTCTACTATCCGTTGCACGCCGAGGCCTACACCCCTGCCTCCCATTTCGCCCGCAAGCAGGCCGACCCCGGTTTCCGGACCAAGCTGCAGATCGCCGCGGACCTGATCGACAAGGCGCTTACCGCCGGCGTGGTCTGCCGGGCAGTGGTGGCGGACAGCTTCTACGGCGAGCACGACGACCTGCGCGGCGCACTGCGCCAGAGCGGCCTTGGTTTCGTCATGGCTCTCAAGCCGTCCCGGGGCACCTGGCAGTACGGCGCTGACGCCCACACACCGAAAGACGCCGCCCGAACCGTGCCGTGGGGCGGGCCTGAGCATCCCGGCGGCTGGCAACCGGTCCAGCGCCGGTTCCGCGACGGGCACACCGAAACATGGTGGGCCACCGACGCCCGGCTCGGTTGGTGGGGACCCGACGGACATACCCGCCTGGTCATCGCCACGACCGACCCGGCCACCCTGCCCGACAAGGCAACCTGGTATCTGGCCACCAACCTGGCACGCCCCGGCGGTCCACACGACATCCCCGAGGCAGCCCACGAACCGGCGGACTTGACCGAAGTCGTGCGGCTCTACGGAATCCGACATTGGATCGAGCAAAGCTACAAACAAGTAAAAGACGAACTCGGCTGGGCGGACTTCCAAGTCCGCTCTGCCACCGCGATCCGCCGCCACCAAACCCTGGTGAACTGCGCGTTCTCGTTCTGCTGGAACACCTGGTTCGACCCACCATCCACAAACGACAACGTAACGACTCCTGCGGAGCCCGTCCCCGACGACTCCGGAGAGAGGGGGCACCACAGCCGGCCACACGGCTGA
- a CDS encoding helix-turn-helix transcriptional regulator has translation MIGRDAEWRTAVDAVDALGDGARVLEVVGEPGIGKTRLLAELAGHARERRRLTLTGRATEFESEIPFALVVEALDDHVRRHGESLRARLAADDVARLGEILDGLRTGPAPASPGDAAERYRSLRALRRLLEILAEPDGLVLILDDVHWCDPATVDLVDYLLRRPPAGPVLLALAYRPAQAPARLTAALATGHLGRVHRRLALAPLREDEVTTLLGPGADPRDAAQLFRLSGGNPLYVDALRRCGATALGAARTPDDLDPALAALPAEVRAALGAEWESVGPDSRLLAAAAAVGGDECEPALLTEIAELPLPAVLRCLDELVARDLVQVVAGTGRFRFRHPLVRHVVYASAAAGWRLGAHARAAAHLQRVGAPPRARAHHVARSAAIGDAGAAATLVSAARAVGAQAPATAAGWMRTALRLLPGDTSGAGLPERAELVAYLAERQAAAGCLADARRTMGVVLDELLPAGHPARPAAVAYTGVLSRLLGRPEEAQALLTAELERRPGADHSEVLLQIATYALMRGRLGEADERLCQAIAQAPGSAAAAIARAMRPMTGYATGPAYRPDAPQACPAALLDTLDDDDIGRRLDLFAWLCWTGLDAEGPRDSLRRLLRCRRVAVRVGHNFVLPYLLAMQALMEARLGRIGAATGAADEAVAISRLLAADEPLALALLTQCWLHRCAGEHAAAIATGEQAVAAAAASSGWLATARAMLAFSRISAGDVRRGAADLVSAGNGRELPALYPHNRLIACTALSEIAANLGEPESPRHWADLAERIAEPGLRVGHGLALLARVYAVAPDDPDRAAELAEQAGALLTGAELLLVAGRAWLAAAALRLRAGDERAARDALGHAEDIAGHTDAADYAAAVRRTAERLRPHAAVPAVTGVAALTRREGEIATLIAAGRSNAEIAAELYLSVRTVETHVSRIYGKLGVGHRAAAVSRLAR, from the coding sequence ATGATCGGCCGGGACGCCGAGTGGCGCACGGCCGTCGATGCGGTCGACGCCCTCGGCGACGGCGCCCGGGTGCTGGAGGTCGTCGGCGAGCCCGGGATCGGCAAGACCCGCCTGCTCGCCGAGCTGGCCGGCCACGCGCGCGAGCGACGGCGGCTCACGCTCACCGGCCGCGCCACCGAGTTCGAGTCCGAGATCCCGTTCGCCCTGGTCGTCGAGGCGCTCGACGACCACGTACGCCGGCACGGCGAGTCCCTGCGCGCCCGCCTCGCCGCCGACGATGTGGCCCGCCTGGGCGAGATCCTCGACGGCCTGCGCACCGGGCCGGCACCGGCATCGCCCGGCGACGCGGCCGAGCGTTACCGCTCCCTGCGCGCGCTGCGCCGGTTGCTGGAGATCCTCGCCGAGCCGGACGGGCTGGTGCTGATCCTCGACGACGTGCACTGGTGCGACCCCGCCACCGTCGACCTGGTCGACTATCTGCTGCGCCGCCCGCCCGCCGGCCCGGTGCTGCTTGCCCTCGCCTACCGGCCGGCGCAGGCACCGGCCCGGCTGACGGCCGCCCTGGCCACCGGCCACCTCGGACGCGTGCACCGCCGGCTCGCGCTGGCGCCGCTGCGCGAGGACGAGGTGACGACCCTGCTGGGACCCGGCGCCGATCCCCGCGACGCGGCCCAGCTATTCCGCCTCAGCGGCGGCAACCCGCTCTATGTGGACGCACTGCGCCGCTGCGGGGCGACCGCGCTCGGCGCCGCGCGTACCCCGGACGACCTCGACCCCGCCCTGGCCGCACTGCCCGCCGAGGTGCGGGCCGCGCTCGGCGCGGAGTGGGAGTCGGTGGGACCGGACAGCCGCCTGCTGGCCGCCGCGGCCGCCGTCGGCGGTGACGAGTGCGAGCCGGCCCTGCTCACCGAGATCGCCGAACTGCCCCTGCCCGCCGTGCTGCGCTGCCTCGACGAGCTGGTGGCACGCGACCTCGTGCAGGTTGTGGCCGGCACCGGCCGGTTCCGCTTCCGGCACCCCCTGGTGCGGCACGTCGTGTACGCCTCGGCCGCCGCCGGGTGGCGCCTCGGCGCGCACGCCCGAGCCGCGGCCCACCTGCAACGAGTGGGCGCGCCGCCCCGGGCCCGTGCCCACCACGTCGCCCGGTCGGCGGCGATCGGCGACGCCGGCGCGGCGGCCACGCTGGTCTCGGCGGCCCGGGCGGTCGGCGCGCAGGCGCCCGCCACCGCAGCCGGGTGGATGCGGACCGCGCTGCGCCTGCTGCCGGGCGACACCTCCGGCGCCGGCCTGCCCGAGCGCGCCGAGCTGGTCGCCTACCTCGCGGAACGGCAGGCGGCGGCCGGCTGTCTCGCCGACGCGCGCCGGACGATGGGCGTGGTCCTCGACGAGCTGCTCCCGGCCGGGCACCCGGCGCGCCCGGCCGCCGTCGCGTACACCGGCGTGCTCAGCCGGCTGCTCGGCCGTCCCGAGGAGGCGCAGGCGCTGCTCACCGCGGAGCTGGAACGCCGGCCCGGCGCGGACCACTCGGAGGTGCTGCTGCAGATCGCCACGTACGCACTGATGCGCGGCCGGCTCGGCGAGGCCGACGAGCGGCTGTGCCAGGCGATCGCGCAGGCGCCGGGCAGCGCGGCCGCGGCGATCGCTCGGGCCATGCGGCCGATGACCGGGTACGCGACCGGGCCGGCGTACCGGCCCGACGCGCCGCAGGCCTGCCCGGCCGCCCTGCTGGACACGCTCGACGACGACGACATCGGCCGCCGCCTGGACCTGTTCGCCTGGCTGTGCTGGACCGGGCTCGACGCCGAGGGGCCGCGCGACTCGCTGCGCCGGCTCCTGCGCTGCCGGCGGGTGGCGGTCCGGGTCGGGCACAACTTCGTGCTGCCCTACCTGCTGGCCATGCAGGCGCTGATGGAGGCCCGGCTGGGCCGGATCGGCGCGGCGACGGGCGCCGCCGACGAGGCCGTCGCCATCTCGCGGCTGCTCGCCGCCGACGAGCCGCTGGCCCTCGCGCTGCTCACCCAGTGCTGGCTGCACCGCTGCGCCGGCGAGCATGCGGCGGCCATCGCCACGGGCGAGCAGGCGGTCGCCGCCGCGGCGGCGAGCAGCGGCTGGCTCGCTACGGCCCGGGCGATGCTGGCGTTCAGCCGGATCTCGGCCGGCGACGTACGCCGCGGCGCCGCCGACCTGGTGAGCGCCGGGAACGGCCGCGAGCTGCCCGCGCTGTACCCGCACAACCGGCTGATCGCCTGCACCGCGCTGAGCGAGATCGCGGCGAACCTGGGCGAGCCCGAGTCACCACGGCACTGGGCCGACCTGGCCGAGCGGATCGCCGAGCCCGGACTGCGGGTCGGGCACGGACTGGCGCTGCTGGCCCGGGTGTACGCGGTCGCCCCCGACGACCCGGATCGCGCCGCCGAGCTCGCCGAACAGGCCGGCGCCCTGCTGACCGGCGCGGAACTGCTGCTGGTGGCCGGGCGCGCCTGGCTCGCGGCGGCCGCCCTGCGCCTGCGCGCGGGCGACGAGCGGGCCGCGCGGGACGCTCTCGGCCACGCCGAGGACATAGCCGGGCATACGGACGCGGCCGACTATGCGGCGGCCGTCCGGCGCACGGCCGAGCGGCTCCGGCCGCACGCGGCGGTGCCGGCTGTCACGGGGGTCGCCGCGCTGACCCGGCGGGAGGGCGAGATCGCGACGCTGATCGCCGCCGGGCGCTCCAACGCCGAGATCGCCGCCGAGCTGTACCTGAGCGTGCGCACGGTCGAGACGCACGTGTCGCGGATCTACGGCAAGCTCGGCGTCGGCCACCGCGCCGCCGCGGTGAGCCGGCTGGCACGCTGA
- a CDS encoding helix-turn-helix transcriptional regulator, translated as MRDGPDDQHASDAAGIRASELGTLREALDRCRPGGRWILVEVAGDPGMGKSTLLARFGSHASGAGWQVLSAPTALATAADPTWTRPVVLIADDVHRADPATAERLAGLVRHPPTGPVLLVLAHRPRQLSGALAAALATAAVAGVVQRVTLGPLSPAESAALLPASRQRPGCEGNPLYLLAPADAPVPERVRAALLPELFAGSPVERLVVRAAAVAGDDADPGLIAAVARCTPAVVHRALDRIVAGDVLRPSGAGFRFRHEVVRSVAYESAPAGWRLAAHARAAEALRGRGAPAAERAPHLEQCAAPGDEAAVETLSRAASGALHRAPADAARWLATALRLLPEGPDTAERCSGLRLAYARALLLAGRPEEGRGHLHRLLAELPPDGRAPAAVLAGRAEQLLGRHAEADALLRGVRRAPHPGLAAALACGAMLRGDAAAARRWSAEVLDHAADGADRVAASALWVLADRATALSGRAGGCPTAPAESPGTAARRPTGTATPAGRPTGTALEAGRLDDAAGSVDAMLDGELVAVMDLAGWLAEAELSAERLDDALRHADRMIAVAREAGRHDMLATLHGITARARLLGGDLSRAADGFDRADAAARRSGSPIRVAEATACRAWLALWQGDAAEAVRLAARAHEQDGPVASRLIGGGAVRAWQRLGTDAAAANRLWRGLESSPSDPLVRVRWLELAARACAERRLSAAATACASSARHLAARIPGRRLRGYAELTAAHSLLGTDPAASAGAARRAADALARAGDPLGARQAWDRLNATLAASAGPAPPCPRTPVRATAGARPDRAATGLAALTVRETEVVTLVAEGLTNKEIARRLFLSPGTVSIHVGRAYAKLGVSRRAAAAARLVGAGLAGASQGNAGGPPGIGAGLAVVCRLRNLPSLCGVAPAGVGSSGWGAGGSCGVSAGCGSVRGLCSLFR; from the coding sequence ATGCGCGACGGCCCCGACGACCAGCACGCGAGCGACGCCGCCGGGATCCGGGCGAGCGAACTGGGCACGCTGCGCGAGGCCCTGGACCGGTGCCGGCCCGGCGGTCGCTGGATCCTCGTCGAGGTCGCGGGAGATCCCGGCATGGGCAAGTCCACGCTGCTGGCCCGCTTCGGCAGCCATGCGTCCGGCGCCGGCTGGCAGGTCCTGTCCGCGCCGACCGCCCTCGCCACGGCGGCGGATCCGACGTGGACCCGCCCGGTCGTGCTGATCGCCGACGACGTGCACCGTGCCGATCCGGCCACCGCGGAGCGGCTCGCCGGCCTGGTGCGGCATCCGCCGACCGGCCCGGTGCTGCTGGTCCTGGCGCACCGGCCGCGGCAGCTCTCCGGCGCCCTCGCCGCGGCCCTGGCCACGGCCGCGGTGGCCGGCGTGGTCCAGCGGGTCACCCTGGGACCGCTGAGCCCGGCCGAGTCGGCCGCCCTGCTGCCCGCGTCGCGACAGCGGCCGGGCTGCGAGGGTAACCCGCTCTACCTGCTCGCGCCCGCGGATGCGCCGGTGCCGGAACGTGTCCGTGCCGCCCTCCTGCCGGAGCTGTTCGCCGGTTCCCCCGTTGAGCGGCTGGTGGTCCGCGCCGCGGCGGTGGCCGGCGACGACGCCGATCCCGGCCTGATCGCCGCCGTCGCCCGGTGCACACCGGCGGTGGTGCACCGGGCCTTGGACCGGATCGTCGCGGGCGACGTGCTGCGCCCGTCCGGGGCGGGCTTCCGGTTCCGGCACGAGGTGGTGCGGAGCGTCGCGTACGAGTCCGCCCCCGCGGGCTGGCGGCTGGCCGCGCACGCCCGGGCCGCCGAGGCCCTGCGCGGGCGCGGTGCACCGGCGGCCGAGCGGGCCCCGCACCTCGAACAATGCGCCGCCCCGGGGGACGAGGCTGCCGTCGAGACGCTGAGCCGGGCCGCGTCCGGCGCCCTGCATCGGGCTCCGGCCGATGCCGCGCGCTGGCTCGCCACCGCCCTGCGGCTGTTGCCCGAGGGTCCGGATACCGCCGAGCGGTGCAGCGGGCTGCGGCTCGCATACGCGCGGGCCCTGCTCCTGGCCGGCCGCCCGGAGGAGGGTCGCGGGCACCTGCACCGGCTGCTCGCCGAGCTGCCACCCGACGGCCGGGCGCCGGCCGCCGTGCTCGCGGGCCGCGCGGAGCAACTGCTGGGCCGGCACGCCGAGGCCGACGCGCTGCTCCGCGGCGTACGCCGGGCGCCGCACCCCGGACTGGCCGCCGCGCTGGCCTGCGGCGCCATGCTGCGCGGCGACGCCGCCGCGGCCCGGCGGTGGTCCGCCGAGGTCCTCGACCACGCCGCGGACGGCGCGGACCGCGTCGCCGCATCGGCCCTGTGGGTGCTGGCCGACCGCGCGACCGCCCTCTCCGGCCGCGCCGGCGGCTGCCCCACCGCGCCGGCCGAAAGCCCGGGAACCGCCGCGCGACGCCCGACCGGCACCGCCACGCCGGCCGGACGCCCGACCGGCACCGCCCTCGAGGCCGGTCGCCTCGACGACGCGGCCGGGTCGGTGGACGCGATGCTCGACGGCGAGCTCGTCGCCGTGATGGATCTCGCCGGCTGGCTGGCCGAGGCGGAGCTGTCGGCCGAGCGGCTCGACGACGCCCTGCGGCACGCCGACCGGATGATCGCCGTCGCCCGCGAGGCCGGACGGCACGACATGCTGGCCACGCTGCACGGCATCACGGCCCGGGCCCGGCTGCTCGGCGGCGACCTGTCGCGGGCCGCCGACGGTTTCGACCGCGCCGACGCCGCCGCCCGGCGCAGCGGAAGTCCGATCAGGGTCGCGGAGGCGACGGCCTGCCGGGCCTGGCTCGCGCTGTGGCAGGGTGACGCCGCGGAGGCCGTCCGGCTCGCCGCGCGGGCCCACGAGCAGGACGGCCCGGTGGCGTCCCGGCTGATCGGCGGCGGCGCCGTCCGCGCGTGGCAGCGGCTCGGCACCGACGCGGCCGCCGCGAACCGCCTCTGGCGGGGCCTGGAATCCTCGCCGAGCGATCCCCTCGTGCGGGTCCGCTGGCTCGAACTGGCGGCCCGGGCCTGCGCGGAGCGCCGGCTCTCCGCCGCCGCGACGGCGTGCGCCTCCTCGGCACGACACCTCGCGGCCCGGATCCCGGGCCGCCGCCTGCGGGGATACGCGGAGCTGACCGCCGCCCACTCGCTGCTCGGCACCGATCCGGCGGCGTCGGCCGGTGCGGCCCGCCGCGCCGCCGACGCTCTGGCCCGGGCCGGTGACCCGCTCGGCGCGCGGCAGGCCTGGGACCGGCTGAACGCCACCCTGGCGGCATCGGCGGGCCCGGCACCGCCATGCCCGCGGACACCGGTCCGAGCGACGGCCGGTGCCAGGCCGGACCGGGCCGCCACCGGGCTGGCCGCGCTCACGGTGCGGGAGACGGAGGTGGTCACGCTGGTCGCCGAGGGACTGACCAACAAGGAGATCGCGCGCCGGCTCTTCCTCAGCCCGGGCACGGTGTCGATCCACGTCGGACGCGCGTACGCCAAGCTCGGCGTCTCCCGGCGGGCGGCGGCCGCCGCCCGCCTGGTCGGCGCCGGGCTCGCCGGCGCGTCGCAGGGGAACGCGGGCGGCCCGCCCGGCATCGGCGCGGGACTAGCGGTAGTTTGTCGCCTTCGTAACCTTCCTTCGCTCTGCGGCGTTGCACCGGCTGGTGTCGGGTCGAGCGGGTGGGGTGCTGGTGGTTCGTGCGGTGTGTCCGCCGGCTGCGGGTCCGTTAGAGGATTATGCAGCTTGTTTCGATGA